ATAAAAATTAGTCTGATCTCTCAGTCAATTGCTGCCAAATTAATAATTATCATCCTGACTGTATCGATTCTTCCATATCTGATTGTAAGTCTTAACTCACTCTACTCAGTCCAGACTGTTTCAACAATATCTTCCACAACAAATCTGGAGATAGCAAATACATCTGCTGAAGATACTACCCGGGCTCTTGAGACTGAACTAATACGAATCCTTTACATTCAGACAACTGCACTGGGAAATGAAATTAACCAAAAACTTCATCAGGTTACTACTGAAACAACGACAATGAGGGATTATGCTTCCTTCATTTATGAATACCCGGATAACTTTAACAATTATCCAAATGCTAGCATGTATAGCCGCAAAAATGGCTCAAATTATGGTAGTATATACCCGGATAACAATTCCTGGTTACTTGTCTCAAATCTGGCAGAGAATTCAGAGGGTATAATTCCTGATACCATCTTAAAAGAAGTCAGGTTCACAGAGTGGATGGACATAATATTTCGTTCCATTGCATCAAATGATCCAAATGCTATTCAACTCTATATAAATACTAAAAGCCAGATTACACGGGGAATGCCTTTTGTAAATGGCACTTACCAATGGGTCGATGCAACAAAGCAATTTCATTCTGACATAAATCTCCCAATGTATGACTTTTTTTATCTTGCTAATGAAACCAATAACCCCGCCAAAAAAACCGTCTGGACTACATTGTATTATGATCCTGCGGGTCTCGGATGGATGATATCCTCAATCTCTCCGGTTTATTTAAAAGAGGAACTGAAAGCAGTTGTCGGAACAGATATTACACTGCATCGAATTACAGATTCAATTCTAAATGTAACAATCGAAAAGAGTGGATTTGCCTTTTTAATGGCTAATAATGGGAATTTAATAGCATTCCCTGAACGAGCAGGACCTTTTTTGGGATTTAACGGGACACTTGCGGGAACATTTCAAGGAGATGAGCAACTCCAATACAATCTCCTGAATAGTTCTGATCTAAACCTCAGAGATATTGCAGTCAATATGTCGAAAGGAAATCAAAATGTCATCAGATATGTGAGCCCCCATGATAACCATGAATACTTTGTCTCTTACACGCCTATTAGTGAAACCGGATGGAGTGTAGCAGTAGTAGTCCCGGTCGATGAAGTAACAGCACCAGCTCTCACAATGAATAATCAAATTCAGGACCAGATAAAAATTTCATCTCAACATATCTCTGATAATGTTAACCAATTAAAAGTAAATACAACTCTCCTGATAATGCTGATTCTTGTTGCCATGATTCCAACTGCTTTTATTTTGTCTAATATGATTTCACAGCCTATTCGCACACTAATTGCAGGGTCAAGACAGATTGGATCAGGGGATCTGGATCATCGAATCAAGATATCAACACATGATGAACTTGAAGATTTGGCAATAAATTTCAATAATATGGCTGATGAATTGAGTAAACAGTTAAAAGAACTTGAAAAAGCCAACCAGGATCTCCGCCAGATGGACACAATAAAATCTCAGTTCATATCTATTGCATCTCATGAAATCAAAACTCCCCTCATAGCAATAAAGGGATATGTTGACCTGCTTCTTACAGATAAAAGGGATCAAACTAATTCAGATCAGAAGAGAATGCTTGAAATAATCTCCCGCAATACATCAAGACTTGGAAGAATTATCAACGAAATGCTGGATATTTCAGTTATTGAGCAGAACAAACTCGTCCTTTTACAGGACTGGTTCTCAATTCCAGATGTAATTCATGATGTTACCGAAGAATTATCCAGTTCTTTTGAAAAACGCGGCCACACCCTCTTACTTGAGATCGATGATAACATTCCACAAGTTTTTGGCGATAAGGACAGATTAGCCCAGGTTTTTATTAATTTACTTGGAAACTCAATAAAATATACACCGGATCATGGAGTCATCACAGTTCGTGCCAGATCAGAAGGCACGAATATAATATGTGAAGTTGAGGATAACGGAATCGGCATTTCAGAGGAGAATATTCCCCGTATTTTTACCAGGTTTTATCAGGTAAACTCTATCACGACACACAAAACTGGAAAAGAGGAGTTTTTAGCCGGAGGAACAGGTCTAGGACTTTCAATAGTAAAAGGAATTATCGATGCACACCAGGGATCAATCTCTGTGAGAAGCTCAGAAGGAAAAGGAACAACATTTCAAATAATACTCCCGGTAAAAGAAGTTGCTTTACAGGTAAGTACACCCCAAAAAAACCATTTTATCACAAGAGAGAAAAAACCAATTGATGATGTCCAAACAAATTCAAAGAACCGAAAATCAGAGAAACAGACGATATTGATTATTGATGATGAAGCAGATACAGTCCAGTTATTTGAGGATATTCTGTCTGGTACATACGATGTTCTTACAGCCAACACCGGGGCAACGGGAATAAAAATTGCACTATCCAACCTTCCAAGTCTGATTCTCCTTGATGCATGGATGCCTGGAATAACCGGATA
The Methanospirillum lacunae genome window above contains:
- a CDS encoding ATP-binding protein; translated protein: MEKQRDSKKDSRFDIFHGIKISLISQSIAAKLIIIILTVSILPYLIVSLNSLYSVQTVSTISSTTNLEIANTSAEDTTRALETELIRILYIQTTALGNEINQKLHQVTTETTTMRDYASFIYEYPDNFNNYPNASMYSRKNGSNYGSIYPDNNSWLLVSNLAENSEGIIPDTILKEVRFTEWMDIIFRSIASNDPNAIQLYINTKSQITRGMPFVNGTYQWVDATKQFHSDINLPMYDFFYLANETNNPAKKTVWTTLYYDPAGLGWMISSISPVYLKEELKAVVGTDITLHRITDSILNVTIEKSGFAFLMANNGNLIAFPERAGPFLGFNGTLAGTFQGDEQLQYNLLNSSDLNLRDIAVNMSKGNQNVIRYVSPHDNHEYFVSYTPISETGWSVAVVVPVDEVTAPALTMNNQIQDQIKISSQHISDNVNQLKVNTTLLIMLILVAMIPTAFILSNMISQPIRTLIAGSRQIGSGDLDHRIKISTHDELEDLAINFNNMADELSKQLKELEKANQDLRQMDTIKSQFISIASHEIKTPLIAIKGYVDLLLTDKRDQTNSDQKRMLEIISRNTSRLGRIINEMLDISVIEQNKLVLLQDWFSIPDVIHDVTEELSSSFEKRGHTLLLEIDDNIPQVFGDKDRLAQVFINLLGNSIKYTPDHGVITVRARSEGTNIICEVEDNGIGISEENIPRIFTRFYQVNSITTHKTGKEEFLAGGTGLGLSIVKGIIDAHQGSISVRSSEGKGTTFQIILPVKEVALQVSTPQKNHFITREKKPIDDVQTNSKNRKSEKQTILIIDDEADTVQLFEDILSGTYDVLTANTGATGIKIALSNLPSLILLDAWMPGITGYDVCKTLKKNSKTQTIPIIIVTAAVGSDDQIKAHTCGADYYLKKPFENTELLSLLDKFLGFIGENHD